In Halobacteriovorax sp. HLS, the following are encoded in one genomic region:
- a CDS encoding type II secretion system F family protein: MANWRYEGFNKDGKRVSGSVQANSEKEVRRLLRNEKIRAKKIMPPSILEFDLGEWMVDKGFAAPFGPKELANFTKQLAIMINAGVPILSSLEIIYKSEKQPVLKKAVKNIAREVGEGQTIAEAMEKQKGFNKLYCNLVKAGETGGILDEILNKLSIHMEKQEKTKAQIKSAMMYPFIVTMVGFLVIWGMMVFVVPQFVGMLKDTGQKPPWITQMVIDTSAFLGDHSMKMIGGLFVLGVILNSYVKTPSGKIIFDKMMMMMPIFGLIIIKGNLSTFSRTLATMLSAGVSLIDSLDICVETIDNGVIAEDVRNIKKEVVQGKTLTEPLMKIDYFPDMVSQMIKVGEQTGQIDQMLEKVSDVFEDEVNTLVGGMTKMIEPIIIVVLGGIIAAILVAMYLPMFMSAGGSD, from the coding sequence ATGGCGAATTGGAGATACGAAGGTTTTAATAAAGATGGAAAGAGAGTTTCTGGCTCTGTTCAGGCTAATTCTGAAAAAGAAGTTAGAAGATTACTTCGTAATGAAAAAATTAGGGCCAAGAAAATCATGCCTCCTTCGATTCTCGAATTTGACCTCGGGGAGTGGATGGTTGATAAAGGATTTGCTGCGCCTTTTGGTCCTAAGGAACTTGCAAATTTTACTAAGCAATTAGCAATTATGATTAATGCAGGTGTTCCTATTTTATCCTCACTAGAAATCATTTATAAGTCCGAAAAACAGCCTGTTTTAAAAAAGGCCGTAAAGAACATTGCAAGAGAAGTTGGAGAGGGACAGACTATTGCTGAAGCTATGGAAAAGCAAAAGGGCTTTAATAAGCTCTATTGTAATCTTGTTAAAGCAGGTGAGACTGGTGGTATTCTTGACGAGATTCTGAATAAGCTCTCAATTCATATGGAAAAGCAAGAAAAGACGAAGGCCCAAATTAAGTCTGCTATGATGTATCCATTTATCGTAACCATGGTGGGTTTTTTAGTTATATGGGGGATGATGGTATTTGTTGTTCCTCAGTTTGTCGGGATGCTAAAAGATACTGGTCAAAAACCGCCTTGGATTACCCAGATGGTAATTGATACTTCTGCTTTCTTAGGCGACCATTCAATGAAAATGATTGGAGGACTCTTTGTATTAGGAGTTATCCTAAATAGTTATGTAAAAACACCAAGTGGGAAAATTATCTTTGATAAAATGATGATGATGATGCCTATATTTGGGCTAATAATTATCAAAGGAAATCTAAGTACTTTTTCTAGAACACTTGCAACAATGTTAAGTGCTGGTGTTTCACTAATAGATTCTTTAGATATTTGCGTTGAGACCATAGATAATGGTGTGATAGCAGAAGATGTACGAAATATTAAAAAAGAAGTTGTCCAAGGTAAAACCCTTACTGAACCCCTAATGAAAATTGATTACTTTCCTGACATGGTATCGCAGATGATTAAAGTAGGTGAGCAAACTGGTCAAATTGACCAAATGCTTGAAAAGGTATCTGACGTTTTTGAGGATGAAGTTAATACTCTCGTTGGTGGAATGACTAAAATGATTGAGCCAATTATTATTGTCGTTTTAGGTGGTATTATTGCAGCAATTCTAGTTGCTATGTATCTACCAATGTTTATGAGTGCTGGAGGTTCCGACTAA
- a CDS encoding ABC transporter permease has protein sequence MKYNFKVWVIARFTFLELYKSKILMNVLMLSLALLGVSYVATEFTYGVPSRVAIDFGLGVTTISSIAIAIFMGSSLLIKEVENRTLYMILSRPISRKEFLTGRVLGLLGILFVNILILMSVTLLLFFYLGGQYSNLLLWNFLFTYIESSIVLLVVILFSMVTNQAISIINTITVFICGHAISKVHDLSFTKNNEFIRFISNIGKYTLPDLSKLNIKNFLLYEKSLPDNYLSYGLLYGIFYCLMLLVVSMFIFDKKSFD, from the coding sequence ATGAAATATAACTTCAAAGTATGGGTTATCGCGAGATTCACTTTCTTAGAGCTATACAAGAGTAAAATTCTCATGAATGTTCTAATGTTAAGTTTGGCCTTACTCGGAGTTTCCTATGTCGCAACTGAGTTTACTTATGGTGTTCCATCGAGGGTTGCAATAGATTTCGGATTAGGAGTAACAACAATATCTAGTATCGCAATTGCAATCTTTATGGGTTCAAGTCTTCTGATTAAAGAAGTCGAAAATCGAACACTTTATATGATTCTTTCAAGACCTATATCAAGAAAAGAATTCTTAACTGGAAGAGTTCTTGGATTGTTAGGGATTCTCTTTGTTAATATTTTGATTCTTATGAGCGTTACACTGTTACTCTTTTTTTATTTAGGAGGACAGTATTCTAATCTTTTGCTTTGGAATTTCTTATTTACCTATATTGAAAGCTCTATCGTTCTTCTTGTGGTTATTCTTTTTTCAATGGTTACCAATCAGGCAATCTCTATTATAAATACGATTACAGTTTTTATATGTGGGCATGCCATCTCAAAAGTACATGATTTATCTTTTACAAAAAACAATGAGTTTATAAGGTTTATCTCTAATATTGGAAAATATACTTTACCTGACTTATCAAAGCTTAATATTAAGAATTTTCTACTTTATGAAAAATCACTTCCTGATAACTACCTATCATATGGGCTTCTATACGGAATTTTTTATTGTTTAATGTTATTAGTTGTATCAATGTTTATTTTTGATAAAAAGAGTTTCGATTGA
- a CDS encoding CDC27 family protein encodes MAQSNQILEKYLMTLEKDPSSRVFAPLAEYYRKNGLLGQAIDTLAQGIKYNPEYVLGHLGLAFCHYDNGEHKKAYDILKPLVDSNRDNIRMLKLFSDICLDLKKYDEALEYLKYLLFVNPKDVDAAEKVQRLEKENAKFGPLKFSFHDDESDEEKEILFDVDSMSSTPEKVSEIDEWVKFDLKQESTDEPEDLNDWSMNTKITLKDQSAEEEVREFKVAERVSKVPEQKKVDSAVITHTLVDLYCNQGYLDKAKSLLEKILELNPTDIKTKLKLQEVERVLSESYFDEDEEDLPIETVKEVTTQQDETNGRNELMNLFDSKFNSAAEEVITNEETIPSHGSDKQVNKLLEDKLWSFHKALSARALEVLSK; translated from the coding sequence ATGGCACAAAGTAATCAAATATTAGAAAAGTATTTAATGACTCTAGAGAAGGATCCTTCTTCTAGAGTCTTTGCGCCGTTAGCCGAATATTATAGGAAAAATGGATTACTTGGTCAGGCCATTGATACTCTGGCCCAAGGAATAAAATATAATCCAGAATATGTTTTGGGTCATCTTGGCTTAGCTTTTTGTCATTACGATAATGGCGAGCATAAGAAAGCGTACGACATTCTAAAGCCTTTGGTTGACTCGAATCGAGATAATATCAGAATGCTGAAGCTTTTCAGCGACATCTGTCTAGATTTAAAAAAGTATGATGAGGCCCTCGAATATCTAAAATACTTGCTATTTGTTAATCCAAAAGATGTTGATGCGGCCGAAAAGGTTCAACGATTAGAAAAAGAAAACGCTAAGTTTGGTCCTTTAAAATTTAGCTTTCATGATGATGAGTCAGATGAAGAAAAAGAAATTCTCTTCGATGTAGATTCAATGAGTAGTACTCCTGAAAAGGTTTCTGAAATTGATGAGTGGGTTAAGTTCGATTTAAAGCAAGAATCGACTGATGAGCCTGAAGATCTAAATGATTGGTCAATGAACACAAAGATAACACTCAAAGATCAATCAGCTGAAGAAGAGGTTCGAGAATTTAAAGTTGCTGAAAGAGTGAGTAAAGTCCCAGAGCAAAAGAAAGTTGATTCGGCAGTAATAACACACACTTTAGTTGATCTTTATTGTAATCAGGGCTATTTGGATAAAGCTAAATCTCTTCTAGAGAAGATATTAGAGTTAAACCCAACGGATATAAAAACAAAACTTAAGCTTCAAGAAGTGGAGCGAGTTCTTAGTGAGTCCTACTTTGATGAAGATGAAGAAGATCTTCCTATTGAGACGGTTAAAGAAGTAACTACTCAGCAAGACGAAACAAATGGTAGAAATGAGTTAATGAATTTATTTGATAGTAAATTTAACTCAGCTGCTGAAGAAGTTATAACTAACGAAGAGACGATACCTTCGCATGGGTCAGACAAGCAGGTAAATAAACTACTCGAAGATAAACTATGGTCCTTTCATAAAGCACTTTCGGCCAGGGCACTAGAGGTTCTCTCTAAGTAA
- a CDS encoding PilN domain-containing protein translates to MIKVNLLEQKAPFKMPVVLGIDFADLNLKALAFVMMLSFVPEWFIYPTWKADFEKVTEELVQLRSQYSKLNKELKGNKDIKDRLEAFNKQVAKLQKRSVQVDLILQEKRNPGLLMEKLARRVPKDIWFDSFLIEEDKTIVIKGGGVLYSSIGEFISNANSAGFFDQPLNLSESKTVEEEPGSNYRIQEFTISGRIDKFDPWQQ, encoded by the coding sequence ATGATTAAGGTAAATCTGCTAGAGCAGAAAGCCCCATTTAAAATGCCTGTTGTTCTCGGTATAGATTTTGCTGATTTAAATCTAAAAGCTTTAGCTTTTGTTATGATGCTTAGTTTTGTCCCAGAATGGTTTATTTATCCTACTTGGAAGGCTGACTTCGAAAAAGTTACTGAAGAGCTTGTACAATTACGAAGCCAATATTCAAAATTAAATAAAGAACTGAAAGGAAATAAGGATATTAAAGACAGACTTGAAGCTTTTAATAAGCAGGTTGCTAAGCTTCAAAAGAGAAGTGTGCAAGTTGATTTAATACTTCAAGAGAAAAGAAATCCTGGGCTTCTAATGGAGAAACTTGCTAGAAGAGTTCCAAAAGATATTTGGTTTGATTCATTTCTAATTGAAGAAGATAAAACAATTGTTATTAAAGGTGGAGGTGTACTCTACTCAAGCATTGGTGAGTTCATTTCTAACGCAAATAGTGCAGGGTTTTTTGACCAACCTCTAAACCTTAGTGAGTCTAAAACTGTTGAAGAGGAGCCAGGCTCTAATTACAGAATACAAGAATTCACAATTTCTGGAAGAATTGATAAGTTCGACCCTTGGCAACAATAG
- the pilO gene encoding type 4a pilus biogenesis protein PilO, with protein sequence MKLLISKIHYFIFIYIAFGVYTHWLENNEKIESELAQVPVIQNKIRKAKKEKKQLNSYLKDVEAAKGRIELVAKEIENLQKKLPNTIDDTKNLSNIKNIAEQINIKNIYLTPLDEIDKGFYMAKRYNFKASGTYLQFLLLMEKIGAESTILNVKRLFLENVQKKQRGRFQIINGDVIIETYRYNENYKEDRGIQAIENEFKNKTKKKVVKPRKRRKKR encoded by the coding sequence ATGAAGTTATTAATTAGTAAAATACATTATTTTATCTTCATTTACATAGCTTTTGGTGTTTATACGCATTGGTTAGAAAATAATGAAAAAATTGAATCTGAGCTTGCTCAAGTTCCTGTCATTCAAAACAAGATAAGAAAGGCCAAGAAAGAAAAAAAGCAATTGAATAGCTACTTGAAAGATGTTGAAGCTGCAAAGGGAAGAATTGAACTTGTCGCAAAAGAAATAGAGAATCTTCAGAAGAAGCTCCCAAATACAATTGATGATACTAAGAACCTTTCAAATATAAAAAATATTGCCGAACAAATTAATATAAAGAATATTTATCTGACACCTTTAGACGAAATAGATAAAGGTTTCTATATGGCAAAGAGATATAATTTTAAGGCCTCTGGTACATATCTACAATTTCTTCTTTTGATGGAAAAGATCGGTGCTGAATCGACGATTCTTAATGTAAAAAGACTCTTTTTAGAAAATGTTCAAAAAAAGCAAAGAGGAAGGTTTCAGATAATTAATGGTGATGTTATAATTGAAACATACCGCTATAATGAAAATTATAAAGAAGACCGTGGTATCCAAGCGATTGAAAATGAATTTAAAAATAAAACAAAGAAAAAAGTAGTAAAGCCACGTAAACGTAGAAAGAAGAGATAA
- a CDS encoding type IV pilin protein, which produces MKSLKNQEGFTLVELMVVVAIIGILSAVAIPNFKQYQSKTKTSEAKLQLASIYSAETALQSDFDAFATCLGFAGYSAPTAGNYYAVGFPTGEAGGNAVVDANDGNSGNCNNGGSETGGDANRSVGGATMTQANLAQLAAQVAARYTNGATGVQVEANGNFFVSGAIGVVDSANNTAALASQWAIDENKRLLELNRGF; this is translated from the coding sequence ATGAAAAGCTTGAAAAATCAAGAAGGCTTTACGCTAGTGGAGCTTATGGTCGTGGTTGCAATTATTGGTATTTTATCAGCTGTTGCTATCCCTAACTTTAAACAATATCAATCTAAAACGAAGACTTCAGAAGCTAAGCTTCAGTTAGCTTCGATTTATTCTGCGGAAACTGCACTTCAATCAGACTTTGATGCATTTGCAACATGTCTAGGGTTTGCTGGATATTCTGCTCCAACAGCAGGTAACTACTACGCTGTAGGTTTTCCTACAGGTGAAGCTGGTGGAAATGCGGTTGTTGATGCCAACGATGGTAACTCAGGTAACTGTAATAACGGTGGTTCTGAAACAGGTGGAGATGCTAATAGATCAGTGGGGGGGGCGACAATGACTCAAGCCAACCTTGCTCAATTAGCTGCTCAGGTTGCTGCTAGATATACAAACGGAGCAACTGGTGTTCAAGTTGAAGCCAACGGTAACTTCTTTGTTTCAGGTGCAATTGGTGTTGTTGATTCAGCAAATAACACTGCCGCACTAGCTTCTCAGTGGGCAATTGATGAAAACAAGAGACTTCTTGAGTTAAATAGAGGTTTCTAG
- a CDS encoding A24 family peptidase, which translates to MNPELILIAIFLVFGLLVGSFLNAVIYRVPRGINIAVPRSHCTSCKKTISWYENIPVVSYIFLRGKCSNCKTSYSILYPSVELFVGMVSVILAPTVLSSYNLMLYFFYFSVFCALLCHFVIDIQHKILPNSINIYLASLFLVHSLYFRSLEYIGFGLLVGFAFPYFVTYVFYKLKGEVGLGGGDIKLYAALGIILGPVNIINNIFLSCFFGAIFSLFMMSIGKMSRKSRLAFGPFIIIVAVFQIFFPSAFKSFSSIWSI; encoded by the coding sequence TTGAATCCTGAATTAATATTAATTGCTATATTTCTTGTTTTTGGACTTCTCGTTGGTAGTTTTTTAAACGCTGTAATTTACCGAGTCCCTAGAGGTATTAATATTGCCGTTCCAAGATCTCATTGCACAAGTTGTAAAAAGACAATTTCTTGGTATGAAAATATACCTGTAGTAAGTTATATTTTCTTAAGAGGAAAATGTTCAAATTGTAAGACCAGTTACAGCATCTTATATCCTTCAGTCGAGTTATTTGTAGGTATGGTTTCAGTTATTCTTGCTCCGACAGTTTTAAGCTCTTATAACCTGATGCTGTACTTTTTTTACTTTAGCGTTTTTTGTGCTCTGTTGTGCCACTTTGTAATTGATATTCAACATAAAATCTTACCAAATTCTATCAATATTTACTTGGCTTCATTATTTTTGGTCCATTCTTTGTATTTTAGATCTCTTGAGTATATTGGATTTGGGCTTTTAGTGGGATTCGCTTTCCCATATTTTGTTACTTATGTATTCTACAAACTTAAAGGAGAAGTAGGATTAGGCGGTGGCGATATTAAGCTATATGCTGCTTTGGGAATAATTTTAGGGCCAGTAAATATTATTAATAATATTTTTTTAAGCTGTTTCTTTGGTGCAATCTTTAGTCTTTTTATGATGTCTATTGGAAAAATGAGTCGGAAATCGAGACTAGCATTTGGACCATTTATTATTATTGTTGCGGTGTTTCAAATATTCTTTCCAAGTGCCTTTAAGAGTTTTTCTTCTATCTGGAGTATTTAA
- a CDS encoding M48 family metallopeptidase has product MKKPVLSISKEESAYNFGPLSLKIASAGNERLLASILWIQTLLESDEEHYKKDDGNSWMFYRFNSISYLTPNFYENYLFGGKYLSIIKDDIYGAETIYEKGLRIYPEDYELIKDAAFNYYFEIKDYDKAITLYKKILNHPRIEKEFSLLPSIIAKAIHKRGSPEEAYAVLLTQYKTTKIEAIKKRLALRLYSIKAIIDLECLNSEKKDCSNYDFFNYPYIKNKNGSFSSKYQFKYYK; this is encoded by the coding sequence TTGAAAAAACCTGTCTTATCAATCTCAAAAGAGGAGTCAGCATATAACTTTGGTCCTCTTTCATTAAAGATTGCATCTGCTGGCAACGAAAGATTATTGGCTAGTATTCTTTGGATTCAAACTCTTTTAGAAAGCGATGAGGAACATTATAAAAAAGATGACGGTAATTCATGGATGTTTTATAGGTTTAATTCTATTTCTTATTTAACTCCAAATTTCTATGAAAATTACCTCTTTGGAGGTAAATATCTCTCAATCATTAAAGACGATATCTATGGAGCAGAAACTATTTATGAAAAAGGCTTACGTATCTATCCAGAGGATTATGAGCTAATAAAGGATGCTGCTTTTAATTATTACTTTGAGATAAAAGATTATGACAAGGCCATTACTCTCTATAAGAAAATTCTAAATCACCCACGTATTGAAAAAGAGTTCTCTCTTTTACCTAGTATAATCGCAAAGGCCATACACAAAAGAGGAAGTCCTGAAGAAGCATATGCAGTTTTACTCACACAGTACAAGACAACAAAAATAGAAGCGATTAAAAAGCGCTTAGCGCTTAGACTTTACTCCATCAAGGCCATCATAGATTTAGAGTGTCTTAATTCTGAAAAAAAAGACTGTAGCAATTATGATTTCTTTAACTATCCATATATTAAAAATAAGAATGGAAGCTTTTCTTCGAAATATCAATTCAAGTATTACAAATAA
- a CDS encoding ABC transporter ATP-binding protein yields MLKVKDITKSFKQDFWSKSFNALDKVSFDINEGEIVGFLGANGAGKTTLLKIIMGFIPCDKGEIVFDPKLGKSKKEIFKKIGFLPERPYFYPYLKGREFIEYVAIISELDKRIIRERTELLSREFKIDHALDRDIRGYSKGMLQRLGFVATLIHDPDLIILDEPLSGLDPVGRKEIKDHLVALNKKGKTVFFSSHIVSDIEEICTKTVVLNKGQLTYEGSIERLISENTDEKFYIFIDSKSINDFVETLDYETLGEKIRLTVGPDEKDNLVNNLVKNSISIDEIRKSHVTLEEVIYEI; encoded by the coding sequence ATGTTGAAAGTTAAAGATATTACTAAATCATTTAAGCAAGACTTTTGGAGCAAGAGCTTCAATGCCTTAGACAAAGTTAGCTTTGATATAAATGAAGGTGAAATTGTTGGCTTTTTAGGTGCTAATGGTGCAGGAAAGACCACTCTTTTGAAAATTATTATGGGTTTTATACCATGTGATAAAGGAGAAATTGTATTCGATCCTAAGCTTGGAAAGAGTAAAAAAGAAATTTTTAAGAAAATAGGTTTTTTGCCAGAAAGACCGTACTTTTATCCATATTTAAAAGGAAGAGAGTTTATTGAATATGTTGCAATAATTTCTGAATTGGATAAGAGGATCATTCGAGAAAGAACAGAATTGCTATCTAGAGAGTTTAAAATAGATCATGCGCTGGACCGAGATATACGAGGATATTCCAAGGGAATGTTGCAGAGACTGGGGTTTGTCGCAACTCTTATTCATGACCCAGATTTAATTATTCTGGATGAACCTCTTAGTGGACTTGATCCTGTTGGAAGAAAAGAAATAAAAGATCATTTGGTTGCTCTTAACAAAAAAGGGAAGACTGTTTTTTTCTCGAGTCATATTGTTTCAGATATTGAAGAAATATGTACAAAGACAGTTGTTCTTAATAAAGGACAGCTTACGTACGAGGGGAGTATAGAAAGGCTGATCTCTGAAAACACAGATGAAAAGTTCTATATTTTCATTGATAGTAAGAGTATTAATGATTTCGTAGAAACTTTAGATTATGAAACACTTGGTGAGAAAATACGCTTAACTGTCGGTCCTGATGAAAAAGATAATTTAGTTAATAACTTAGTAAAAAACTCCATTTCTATAGATGAAATAAGAAAGAGTCATGTAACTTTAGAAGAGGTTATATATGAAATATAA
- the pilM gene encoding type IV pilus assembly protein PilM gives MDTKKAITNALNKIKSSLKVGSKGIIGVDIGLSSVKVAQMTGSAEAGFTLVAYASEPLPEGTIIEDDIQKEDELKEAILKAIEKSGSSCSNVAISLSGPNTVARKLQLAGGSYEEIEDQVSWEVEQYIPFSVETSKVSFHIVGENEGGGVDVIVAAAKGETVDSYKALYESIDLIPKVIDLGVLAITNVFEVVYDEKLEDGSQSWILIDLGAQKTEFVIYKNHKIMFTKEIDIGGVMITEEIQRQMGVNYYEAEDLKCNGDENGNLPEEILEIIDDVVENFFSEIKKTIDFYISSTSDESFVECVLTGGSCLIPGLIEGLEALLGISVSIMNPFEAIDYDKKNIKEEQLNEIAYRGAAVLGLAMRLD, from the coding sequence TTGGACACAAAAAAAGCTATTACTAACGCGTTAAATAAAATTAAGAGCAGCCTGAAGGTTGGCTCCAAGGGTATTATTGGCGTGGATATCGGTTTAAGTAGTGTCAAGGTTGCTCAGATGACTGGTAGCGCTGAGGCCGGGTTTACTCTTGTGGCCTATGCTTCTGAGCCACTTCCTGAGGGAACTATTATCGAAGATGATATCCAGAAAGAGGATGAGCTCAAAGAAGCGATATTAAAAGCTATAGAGAAGTCTGGCTCTAGTTGTTCTAATGTTGCAATATCTCTATCAGGGCCTAATACAGTTGCTAGAAAGCTTCAGCTTGCAGGAGGTTCTTATGAAGAGATTGAAGATCAAGTTTCATGGGAAGTTGAGCAGTACATTCCTTTCAGTGTAGAGACATCTAAAGTTTCTTTTCACATAGTTGGTGAAAATGAAGGTGGTGGTGTTGATGTTATTGTTGCTGCTGCCAAAGGTGAAACCGTAGATAGTTATAAAGCACTTTATGAGAGTATTGATTTGATTCCAAAGGTAATAGACCTTGGGGTTCTTGCCATTACGAATGTTTTTGAAGTTGTTTACGATGAAAAGCTTGAGGATGGAAGTCAGTCATGGATACTTATCGACTTAGGTGCCCAGAAAACAGAATTTGTCATTTATAAGAATCATAAGATTATGTTCACCAAAGAGATTGATATTGGTGGAGTTATGATAACTGAAGAAATTCAGAGACAAATGGGTGTTAACTATTACGAAGCTGAAGACTTGAAATGTAATGGGGATGAAAATGGGAATTTACCTGAAGAGATTCTCGAGATTATTGATGACGTTGTTGAAAATTTCTTTAGTGAAATTAAAAAGACGATAGATTTCTATATAAGCTCTACTTCTGATGAGTCGTTTGTAGAATGTGTCTTAACAGGTGGGAGTTGTTTAATTCCAGGACTTATTGAAGGTCTAGAGGCCCTACTAGGTATTAGTGTTAGTATAATGAATCCTTTTGAAGCGATTGATTATGACAAGAAAAATATAAAAGAAGAGCAGTTAAATGAAATCGCCTATAGAGGCGCTGCCGTATTAGGATTAGCGATGAGGTTAGATTAA
- a CDS encoding type IV pilus secretin PilQ, whose product MNIRSFLNKLLLTLMCAGITNIWAATLEKIDYKIKEEVAQLELVFDVNDAQAKKFHVTEDKQIIIDLKGVQATDRVIRAFDTSEFSGSIVFVSAYRKSSNPEDLRIAIQLRDNVRSILKREPNKIILEVESRFGVFSQRTIEENKTYEEKVTEDIKEIGKLSIPKSDSVSDILENLTLSGRKKYIGKKITFNIKDLPVADILNMIADASGFNIIITDDIKKLAPLSLNLTNIPWDQALDTILGLNKLVAKKNGVILMVTTYEKAAQEQEQEFKAKKLKEKEVPLLTKVFPISYATTQDLIKILEGYITERGKLNEDVRTNSLIVKDTADTIERIRKIVGVLDTQTPQVLIESKIVEVNESYKKEIGLQNGLNFGYDPVGQIGDAPPSVIGNDPTAGTNAGPGFTFSSAPSTGDSARSIFGLTVSRFNRLLNLNFSLQLLETESKGKIVASPKVITQNKKKAVISTKQTTSFSKSVSTDANTNETTFEEAEASLILEVTPQVTNEGSISLELDLMKQQFGTRPSAAAPPDKQERRVKTNVLVDNGSTIVIGGVYNYEKREAHSGVPFLKEIPLVGWLFRTPYAPETIKQELLIFLTPRIVNQEEAGIIDQS is encoded by the coding sequence ATGAATATTAGAAGTTTTCTTAATAAGCTTTTACTTACCTTAATGTGTGCGGGCATAACAAATATATGGGCCGCAACTCTTGAAAAAATTGATTACAAAATTAAAGAAGAAGTTGCTCAATTAGAGCTAGTTTTTGATGTTAATGATGCTCAAGCAAAGAAGTTTCATGTAACTGAAGACAAGCAAATAATCATCGATTTGAAGGGCGTTCAGGCAACGGACAGAGTAATTAGGGCCTTTGATACATCTGAATTTAGTGGAAGTATCGTTTTTGTATCTGCGTACAGGAAGTCATCGAATCCAGAAGATCTTAGAATTGCAATTCAGCTTAGGGACAATGTTCGAAGCATATTAAAGAGAGAGCCTAATAAAATTATCTTAGAAGTTGAAAGTCGATTTGGTGTCTTTTCTCAAAGAACGATTGAAGAAAATAAAACATATGAGGAAAAAGTAACTGAAGATATTAAAGAAATTGGTAAGTTAAGTATTCCAAAGTCAGACAGCGTTTCTGATATTCTTGAAAACCTAACGTTGTCAGGTAGAAAGAAGTACATTGGAAAGAAGATTACTTTTAATATCAAGGATCTTCCTGTTGCAGATATTTTAAATATGATTGCGGATGCATCAGGCTTCAATATCATTATTACTGATGACATTAAAAAGTTGGCTCCGTTATCATTGAACTTAACAAATATACCTTGGGATCAGGCACTTGATACGATATTAGGTTTGAATAAACTCGTCGCAAAGAAAAACGGTGTAATTTTAATGGTAACAACTTATGAAAAAGCCGCACAAGAGCAAGAGCAAGAATTTAAAGCTAAAAAGCTAAAAGAAAAAGAGGTACCACTTTTAACGAAAGTTTTTCCGATAAGTTATGCAACAACCCAGGATCTTATAAAAATTTTAGAAGGTTATATTACTGAAAGAGGAAAACTTAATGAAGATGTTCGTACGAACTCTTTAATTGTAAAAGATACTGCAGATACCATTGAGAGAATTCGGAAAATAGTAGGCGTCTTAGACACTCAAACACCACAAGTTCTAATAGAGTCAAAGATTGTAGAAGTTAATGAAAGTTATAAGAAAGAAATTGGTCTTCAAAATGGTTTAAACTTTGGTTATGATCCTGTTGGACAAATTGGTGATGCACCTCCTTCAGTAATTGGTAATGATCCAACTGCTGGAACTAATGCAGGGCCTGGTTTTACATTTAGTTCGGCACCATCCACTGGAGATAGTGCACGAAGTATTTTTGGTCTAACTGTTTCTAGGTTTAATCGTTTATTAAATTTAAATTTTTCGCTTCAGCTACTCGAGACTGAATCAAAAGGTAAAATTGTAGCAAGTCCAAAAGTGATAACACAAAATAAAAAGAAAGCAGTAATTTCAACAAAGCAAACGACAAGTTTTTCTAAGTCAGTTTCAACAGATGCAAATACAAATGAGACAACTTTTGAAGAAGCAGAAGCATCTCTGATTCTTGAAGTTACACCTCAAGTGACGAATGAAGGGTCTATCTCCCTTGAATTAGACCTTATGAAGCAGCAATTTGGTACAAGACCATCAGCAGCAGCACCACCAGATAAACAAGAAAGAAGAGTTAAAACGAATGTTCTTGTTGATAATGGTTCGACAATTGTCATTGGTGGTGTATACAATTATGAAAAAAGAGAAGCTCATTCTGGTGTACCATTTTTGAAAGAGATTCCATTAGTTGGTTGGTTGTTTAGAACTCCGTATGCACCAGAAACAATAAAACAAGAGTTGTTAATTTTCTTAACACCTAGAATTGTAAACCAGGAAGAAGCTGGAATTATTGACCAGTCGTAA